One Microcebus murinus isolate Inina chromosome 10, M.murinus_Inina_mat1.0, whole genome shotgun sequence DNA segment encodes these proteins:
- the KRT18 gene encoding keratin, type I cytoskeletal 18, which produces MSFTTRSTTFSTNYRSLGSVQAPSRSVRPASSAASVYAGAGGSGSRISVSRSSSVRSGWGSGGLAAGMAGGLAGMGGIQTEKETMQELNDRLASYLDRVRSLEIDNRRLESKIREHLEKKGPQVRDWAHYFKIIEDLRAQIFANSVDNARIVLQIDNARLAADDFRVKYETELAMRQSVESDIHGLRKVIDDTNITRLQLETEIEALKEELVFMKKNQEEEVKGLQAQIASSGLTVEVDAPKSQDLSKIMADIRAQYDELARKNREELDKYWSQQIEERTTVVTSQSAEVGAAEMTLTELRRTVQSLEIELDSMRNVKANLENSLREVEARYAMQMEQLNGVLLHLESELAQTRAEGQRQAQEYEALLNIKVKLEAEIATYRRLLEDGEDFNLGDALDSSNSMQTIQKTTTRRIVDGKVVSETNDTKVLRH; this is translated from the exons ATGAGCTTCACCACCCGCTCCACCACCTTCTCCACCAACTACCGGTCCCTGGGCTCCGTCCAGGCGCCCAGCCGTAGCGTCCGTCCCGCCAGCAGTGCAGCCAGCGTCTATGCAGGCGCCGGGGGCTCGGGCTCCCGGATCTCCGTGTCCCGCTCCTCCAGCGTCCGGAGCGGCTGGGGGTCCGGGGGCCTGGCCGCGGGGATGGCCGGGGGTCTGGCAGGAATGGGGGGCATCCAGACCGAGAAGGAGACCATGCAAGAGCTGAACGACCGCCTGGCCTCCTACCTGGACAGAGTGAGGAGCCTGGAGATCGATAATCGGAGGCTGGAAAGCAAAATCCGGGAACACCTGGAGAAGAAGGGGCCCCAGGTCAGAGACTGGGCGCATTACTTCAAAATCATCGAAGACCTGAGGGCTCAG ATCTTTGCAAATTCTGTGGACAATGCCCGCATCGTCCTGCAGATTGACAATGCCCGTCTTGCTGCTGATGACTTTAGAGTCAA GTATGAGACAGAGCTGGCCATGCGCCAGTCTGTGGAGAGCGACATCCATGGGCTCCGCAAGGTCATTGATGACACCAATATCACTCGGCTGCAGCTGGAGACAGAGATCGAGGCTCTCAAGGAGGAGCTGGTCTTCATGAAGAAGAACCAGGAGGAG GAAGTAAAAGGCCTACAAGCCCAGATTGCCAGCTCTGGGTTGACAGTAGAGGTAGACGCCCCCAAATCCCAGGACCTCAGCAAGATCATGGCGGACATCCGGGCCCAGTATGACGAGCTGGCCCGGAAGAACCGGGAAGAGCTGGACAAGTACTGGTCTCAGCAG ATTGAGGAGAGAACCACAGTGGTCACCTCGCAGTCCGCCGAGGTCGGAGCTGCTGAGATGACGCTCACGGAGCTGAGACGTACAGTCCAGTCTTTGGAGATTGAGTTGGACTCCATGAGAAATGTG AAGGCCAACTTAGAGAACAGCCTGAGGGAGGTGGAGGCCCGCTACGCCATGCAGATGGAGCAGCTCAACGGGGTCCTGCTGCACCTGGAGTCAGAGCTGGCACAGACCCGGGCAGAGGGCCAGCGCCAGGCCCAGGAGTACGAGGCCCTGCTGAACATCAAGGTCAAGCTGGAGGCTGAGATTGCCACCTACCGCCGCCTGCTGGAAGACGGGGAAGACTTCAA TCTTGGTGATGCCCTGGACAGCAGCAACTCCATGCAAACCATCCAGAAGACCACCACCCGCAGGATAGTGGACGGCAAAGTGGTGTCTGAGACCAACGACACCAAAGTTCTGAGACATTGA